One genomic window of Magnolia sinica isolate HGM2019 chromosome 3, MsV1, whole genome shotgun sequence includes the following:
- the LOC131240368 gene encoding protein root UVB sensitive 2, chloroplastic-like isoform X5 — protein MQFGLWLLKILTRMQSMLFAAGLRPTPAQATAVSWILKDGMQHMGKLICSNMGARMDSEPKSWRILADVLYDIGTGLEVLSPLCPHLFFEMAGLGNFAKGMAVVAARATRLPIYSSFAKEGNLSDLFAKGEAISALFNIAGMGAGIQLASTVCSSMQGKLIVGPLLSIIHIYSVVEEMRAVPVNTLNPQRTAMIVADFIKTGQISKPVDLRYREDLLFPERLIEDAGSVKVGRALHKVVKKASKLSKLREIFPNEKFLINSESKQTDIVLEHSATGEDALRGWLVAAYAADIQKLGRVPSDGVLSEAYEKMDNVFPSFLSELKVRGWHIDRFVDGTGSRFSW, from the exons atgcaatttggattgtggCTTCTTAAAATCCTTACTCGTATGCAGTCAATGCTATTTGCTGCAGGCTTACGGCCGACCCCTGCACAGGCAACTGCTGTGAGCTGG ATACTGAAGGATGGAATGCAGCACATGGGAAAGCTCATATGCAGTAATATGGGTGCAAGAATGGATTCGGAACCAAAAAGTTGGAGGATACTGG CGGATGTGCTCTATGACATTGGTACTGGCCTGGAAGTTCTTTCTCCATTATGTCCACATCTATTTTTTGAAATGGCTGGCCTAGGCAATTTTGCAAAG GGAATGGCAGTTGTTGCAGCGAGAGCAACAAGGCTGCCAATATATTCTTCTTTTGCCAAAGAAGGCAACCTCAGTGACCTATTTGCCAAAGGAGAGGCAATATCAGCTCTTTTCAATATTGCGGGAATGGGAGCAGGCATTCAATTAGCATCCACAGTATGTTCCTCAATGCAAGGAAAG TTGATAGTTGGCCCGTTGCTATCTATTATTCATATATACAGTGTGGTTGAAGAAATGCGAGCAGTTCCAGTTAACACATTGAACCCGCAGCGGACAGCCATGATTGTTGCAGATTTTATCAAG ACCGGACAAATATCGAAACCAGTGGACTTAAGATACCGGGAAGATCTCCTCTTCCCAGAGCGGCTCATAGAAGATGCTGGAAGTGTGAAGGTGGGCAGGGCTTTACACAAGGTCGTCAAGAAGGCATCGAAACTCAGCAAGTTGAGAGAAATATTCCCGAATGAGAAATTTCTTATAAATAGTGAAAGTAAGCAGACAGACATTGTCTTGGAGCACAGTGCAACAGGTGAAGATGCACTGAGGGGGTGGTTAGTAGCTGCATATGCTGCAGATATACAGAAGTTGGGACGTGTGCCAAGTGATGGGGTGTTATCTGAGGCTTATGAGAAAATGGATAATGTGTTCCCTTCATTTCTGTCTGAACTGAAAGTAAGAGGGTGGCATATTGATCGCTTTGTTGACGGAACAGGAAGCCGGTTCAGTTGGTAG